The genome window GAAAGTTAATAGGAAAGAAAAAGAAGCGTATGCCCTTTATAGTCATGAATGGAATTTTTATTTTGATTCCTGCAGCTATCTTACTTGATATGTGGGCTTCAACAGGCCAATTTGATACAATGTTTTGGATCATTCAACTAATTGAAATTATTTTCGGTGTTGTCAACCTGATACTATTGAGTATGAGTATCAGGGGTGGATTGGTTCTTACTGGAAAACTGAAACTAAAGCGATAACGTCTCATTAACCGTATCCAATAGATAATAGGCAGACTGAATTCATAAAGTGAAACTTCCATCAGTGGGATATTCCTTCACCCTCTACTGATGGAAGTTTCATTTTATCTACCTCTTTTATCCTAAACGAAATACAATCCCATGTCCGCCTTTTGGATATTCCCACTTGATGTTCTCATACGGACAGCCAATGCGACAGCTCCCACATTCATGACAGCCTTCATAACCAACAAACATACGGATTTCTTCCCATTTATATACTTCACCTGGACAGAAGTTCGTACACCACTTCTCAGGGCATTGTGTCGCACAGATGTCGTGATCTAAGACGGTTAAGTGTGATTTCGAATCAGCTTTGTAACGGACAAGGTATTGCTTCTCTTCAATCGTACTCGCTAATTTGCCTGCCATTATTTCATCACCTTCCATGCACGGTACATGTCTTTGATCGTGCCAAATGTTCCGCGCTGTGCTGTTATTGTTTGTAACATGTTACGCTGTTTCTCACGTTTTGGAACACCATCAACTGTAAGGAATGAACTTGCTGCTTGATTCATGAGAGGAATATATTCTTTGAAGTAATGTGGGTTCGTTTCAAATGTATGTGTTGCATCCTTATACTTTTCTAAATCTTGACCGATAAAGCTTTCCATTATTTTATCCTTGTACTTATACAATGTTTTTTTCGAGAAATCGCCACGTTCATAAGCGATTTGAATCGTTTCTGCTGCTAATTTCCCTGACGTCATCGCCATATTCGATCCTTCACGATGAATTGCATTTACAAATTGAGCGGCATCACCGACAATTAGTACCCCATCTCGATACAATTGTGGCATTGAATTATAACCACCTTCTGGAATGAGATGTGCTAAATATTCGGCTGATTCACCGTCTCTTACAAGCGGTTGTACCATCGGGTGATTTTTCACGTATTCTAACAAGTCGTACGGCTTCATTTTCAACTTCATCATAGCTGATAATGTCGTTCCAACTCCGAGATTAATACTTTCCTTGTTCGTATAGATAAACGACGTCCCAAGGTGACCTTTCGTTGCATCGCCGAAAATTTCAATCGCAACACCTTCGTTATCGTTCACATTAAATCGATCGTTGATCACTTTCTTCGGTAAATTAATGACTTCCATCACTGTTAGTGCAACATCCTCAGGACGAATCTTCGTACGCATACCAAGTTGCTTTGCTAGCAAGGAATTTACCCCATCTGCAAGAACTACAACGTCCGCATAGACATCACCATCAGGTCGATCAGTACGTACACCGATCACTTTATTATTTTCAACAATACATTCTGTGACAACGGTTTCAGTAATAAGAAGCGCACCTGCATCAACTGCCTTACTTGCAAACCACTGGTCAAACTTCGCTCTCAAAATCGAAAAGTTATTGTACGGTTCTTTCACCCATTCTGCATTTTTCACACTCGTTGTGACGACAGATTCTTCATCCATTAACCACGCTCGTTGTTCAATAATTGGGCGCTCTAATGGTGCATCTTCCCAAAAACGCGGGATAATATCCTCCATTTGCTTACGGTATAATATGCCACCCATTACATTTTTGGCACCAGGGTATTCACCACGTTCAATTAACAGAACTTTCAAACCTGACTGTGCGCAACAATACGCACAAGACGTACCAGCTGGACCTGCTCCGACTACGATGACATCAAATTTCTCAGACATGTGCTTCCACTCCTTCTTCATTCGTTAATGC of Bacillus solimangrovi contains these proteins:
- a CDS encoding ferredoxin family protein, coding for MEGDEIMAGKLASTIEEKQYLVRYKADSKSHLTVLDHDICATQCPEKWCTNFCPGEVYKWEEIRMFVGYEGCHECGSCRIGCPYENIKWEYPKGGHGIVFRLG
- a CDS encoding FAD-dependent oxidoreductase is translated as MSEKFDVIVVGAGPAGTSCAYCCAQSGLKVLLIERGEYPGAKNVMGGILYRKQMEDIIPRFWEDAPLERPIIEQRAWLMDEESVVTTSVKNAEWVKEPYNNFSILRAKFDQWFASKAVDAGALLITETVVTECIVENNKVIGVRTDRPDGDVYADVVVLADGVNSLLAKQLGMRTKIRPEDVALTVMEVINLPKKVINDRFNVNDNEGVAIEIFGDATKGHLGTSFIYTNKESINLGVGTTLSAMMKLKMKPYDLLEYVKNHPMVQPLVRDGESAEYLAHLIPEGGYNSMPQLYRDGVLIVGDAAQFVNAIHREGSNMAMTSGKLAAETIQIAYERGDFSKKTLYKYKDKIMESFIGQDLEKYKDATHTFETNPHYFKEYIPLMNQAASSFLTVDGVPKREKQRNMLQTITAQRGTFGTIKDMYRAWKVMK